A window of Epinephelus lanceolatus isolate andai-2023 chromosome 3, ASM4190304v1, whole genome shotgun sequence genomic DNA:
CAACTTCTTCCAGTACTTCGGCAGTAAACCTGGAGACAAGTAGCTGCATCAGTGCGAAGGATGACGGACACTGAACTTGTCAAGAGCAAGTTTTTATACACTGAACTATGAATTCATGCTTTGTGTGAGGATGCTGTCTTTATTTGTGAAAGAAGTTCCAGCGCAGTGTTCACCCGCCCAGGCTGAgggagctgcagctgtgtttggATGCTCATGATCTGTCATCAGatattgtttattattaatcTGTCATTACTGTCAGCCTTATCCACACCATTGTCCACAATACAAAGATGCCATAACCACTAATGATGTATAAATAAACTTCATCTCTTCATTGTGGGAGCTGTTCTTAAAGTGTCTGGAGGTTTTGCATTTTTCTCAGATATCGTCATTATCCTGAGTGAAGCCAGAAAGAAAATTAGATGCACCACCACAAAGTGCAGCTTCAAACTGTACAATAGAAATGAATCTGCAGAAAAATCAGAATAAAACTGAACACTTTAAATAAGATGTGTTTATCTCATGGCTGTTgtatgactttttgttttttctaatcaACCAGTGTAAGCAATATACATTGATGCAGTGCCTGATACCTCGCACATCATGGTGCGGATTTTACAATGGTATGATGTTGCCTCAAGACAACATTTGAGTTTTAACAATGTTCTATTACTTAATTAtcaaataaagtatattaaactattaaaaatgaaacaacttATCTATGACTATGAATCTATTTTTTTAGTGTAAAATGACAGACAAGGATGTTCTCAGACCGATTTTGTGGAGAGAACTGAATCATGTGAGGAAGGCCCCAAAAGAGGAGCTTAACGTGACCTCCAGAAACTCACGTCATGATATAAACAGTGCTGTTGGTTTCCTCAGGGCCTTGGCTATTCTTTAACGTATTGCAACATAATTGAGGATGTACTTTGTGAGTGTAAACAGCCAAACGTGTATGATACCTGGAGGCAACACAGTGCCATAGAAGGTTAGATTAATTTGTTATATGAATTAAATGACTTTGTTGTCCTTGAAAATACTTACTGGTTGTAAATCAATTGATTCATGTTttaggtcaaggtcaaggtcaaatttatttacatagcacatttaaacacaacCAGAGTTGACCAAAGTGTTTGACAAGCATTAAAGAAACtaacaaaatacagaaacacaagacaaacaaacaaaaacaatatgtgGAGTCAAGATGTCAAAGATCAGCTCACATTAAAAGCCATAGAAAAAAGGTAAAGTCTTGAACGATTCAGTGGTCTGAGCAGTACTTATCCGCATGGGTAAACTATTCCAAAGGTTAGGAGCAGCCACAGAAACAGCTCGGTCACTCACCTCTATTTTTTAGTCTAGATCTAGGGACATCCAGCAACATCTGACTGGATGACCTCAAAGCTCTGACAGGAGTGTGGATGCATAAAAGCTCACATGCCATGTGCCATTTAAAACCTTAAAAACAagcaataaaatcttaaaatcaatcctgaagcggacaggaagccagtgaagtgaGATCAAGACTGGAGACTGGAGACTGTGCtcatgttttcttgttttaGTTAAAGTTTTAGAATGTAACTTGCAGTTtttgtgacaaaaacaatatataaatatatttttaaaaaatctttttattAAGGATAGATGGATAACAACAATCGAGAATTGCAAGTGCCattaccttttctttttttttgtaaacagaACACGAACAGTAAATTAGAAATAGTCTCAACATAGAAAAAAAGGCTTAAATTATGTAAATATTatgaagtatttttactttataaGACAATaatatgaaatgtgtttatagTGCAGTTGTAAGTAGACCCGATAGTAAGGTTGGTTTAAGAGAAAGAAGGAACGGTAGAtaaatagaataataaaaatcaaatacaaaatagtaaataaattattatatatacatatcttTAATAATCAATTTGCTATAAATATAATTGTAAAtgttataaatattataaacaCATAAAGGGGGGAATTACTCCAAGGACAGGTTGTTAGGGAAGTAAAGTAGTTTATTAAATAATTACAtttcaacaaaaacaatattttgacaatatttttgttgaaactgttcactgaaaaaaaatagttcAACAGTAGGAGGTAAGGAGCATGGTTAAACTCTTTTGCATTGAAAAGCACTAgaatattttaaattatgaaCACACTAGTTCAACAGCATTAAAGGTGTACTTTTTATAGTTTcacattttcattgttttttatttctttagttAAAATCTTAATCGCACGCTGTCCACCCGAGTGAGCATGTGGAAAAACTCCTTGAAAAatgcatgttaaaaaaaaaaaaaaacttaattttttttaatgcctaaAGAGGTAAAACACTGAGGTAGTCATAACTCATGCATGAAAGGGTTCAATTAGAGACGCTGAGCCAATGCATGGTCCtagaataaactttatttataagaGTGAACGAGCCCCGCCTCCACACTGTACCCACTGCTCCTCATACATCCAGAGGGCACGCGCCGCTAGAGGGCGACAACGTGCCGTGACGCTGCAGGACTGGAAGTTGAGAGAGCGCGTGCCCCCAAcacaaccaaaacaatgaaagCTATCATTCAGAGGGTCACCAAGGCGACTGTGACAGGTAAGCGGCTGTTTATAACGGAGAGAAGGTGCTAAGCTGTGACGCCTTTGATAATGTCGTTAAACCGGTGCTAACAGCTTCCGTTTATTACCGTGGCTGACCGGGCATGTTAGCTAACATAGCTGTATTAGCATTAGCACTCCCAGGCTCCAGGGAACAGCCAGGcgtgtctgtctctgactggAGTCCACACAGACAACTGCCGACTGGGTGTCGGAGCTCGGAGGAAACCAGTAAAGGTTATTTCACCGCACAAATGACGAACGTGTCCTGTGGTTGTTGGTGGCTGTGACAGCTGAGTGACAGCCCTGACTGCTggctcctctcctccacacacagtgatgtcattctgtctgtcaccTGTCAGTCTGGGCGGCTTGTCGCTTACTGTCCAGAGTAACAGCTCACTCAACCTTCTCCTGTTTCCCTGCAGTGGGAGAGGAGCAGATCAGCTCGATAGGACGAGGACTGTGTGTGCTGCTGGGTATATCTGTGGAGGACACCCAGAAGGATGCTGAGTACATGTGAGTGTTTGTGGGAGGGACCCTCAGTAGCAGAGACACAACTCTGACTGGGGCTGAAATCACTGTCTgcagcaggggtgtcaaactcagtATAGTTCAGGGGTCACATACAGCACTGTAATTACACTGTAATTACGACCATGGGAAGTACTgattgttatttcagagagctgtatcCTGGTCAGAGTGCCTCTAAGGCAGTATTTTACATGACACTGTTTAACTTGCGTCTGTAACCGCTCAGCCTTCACATGTGCATCATctttaggtgtgcaaagtcatccagagGGCccgattggaccctttggcagaCTGGTTCTGGCCCCcaggctgtatgtttgacacccctggtctaCAGTTTTCTCtattgtttacacacaaaaaaaggaaactgtgcaaaaaaatctgaaatttaTTCATGTTCATGTATCAAGAAGACTCCAGACTGCTGAGTGCTAAACACTATTCCATTGTTATCacttaaacaaaccaaacatccatccatccattttcataactgcttatcatcttgagggtcacggggggctggagcctatcccagctgacattgggcgagaggcggggtacaccctagacaggtcaccagactatcacagggctgacacacagagacagacaaccatttacactcacattcacacctacagacaatttagagccaccagttaacctgcatgtctttggactgtgggaggaagctggagtacctggagaaaacccacgctgacacaggggagaacatgcatgggttttctccgggagGGAGGGAGACCTTCTGTGCGAAGTTTGCAGCAAACTGAGGGCTTCCTCCTGTGaccgaaccaggaaccctcttgctgtgagggaCAGTGCAGTGCGGGTTTTCtctgggagggagggagggagtttGCAGCAAACTtcgcacagaagggcttcctCCTgcgattgaaccaggaacccccttgctgtgaggcgacagtgctaaacaccacaccaccgtgccgcccacaAACCAAACAATTGCAGCCTATTATTGACCAAAAACCCagagaaaaaggaaacacaGTTTCGTGAATTTGAATATGTAGCACGGCcccatgaagccaaaacattattttgacagtagtgttttatatttttcacaCCAGGTGCAGGAGCCAGAATGTGTATTTAACCCTcgttgtttattatttgtttaggCTGCACACATACTTTCAATCACTTTCACTCCCAGTAGTAATTGGCACAGGTgtggtttcacattattttatcTGTTCATTCACTGGCGTGGTGGTTTTATAGACAAAGAGGGTGAGTTTTGGCTGCGATAATTTCTGCTGACCGTAACTGTAATCACATAATGTAATCACATCAGTAATATTTTGTTTCACCTCATTTTGTTTTACTCATCcagttgtttgtttaataaatcgTTGTAAAATGCTTCGTTAGACTTCAGCGTGGACTTTATTGAACGAGTCACAGTTAAGAGCCTACTCAACCTCTTAGCGGCTTTTTTCATTGATAGTAGTCGCTACACCAGTGttaaactgtttgtttgttttgttgtttattttaggatGCCCATTAGCTGTAGCTTGGCTGCTACTATTTCTCCTGGGGTCTGGCACATATTCATAACATACActgcatgacaaaaaaaaaaaagactgtatatACCTGTAGCATGCATTAAAATGGTAAGCAAAGGTGTGAAGTTTACATGATCTTTAGTTAAGGAGATAACTTaagaaagactaaaaaacacaagcaaaatgtttttaaaatgattccTGCATGAAGTGCATTACCACTCAATCATATTGTAACTCTGACCAACAATAGAGACAGCAAAATCCTTGCTGTGGTGGATTACATATCTCAGCCAATGCATGGTCACGGTTACAGGCAGGTTGTTTCCTCACTGCTTTTCCTCCTGTGTTTTCAGGGTACGCAAGATCCTGAACCTGCGGCTGTTTGAGGACGAGAACGGGCGAGCATGGAGCAAAAGTGTCATGGAGAGGGACTTTGAGGTGCTGTGTGTGAGCCAGTTCACACTGCAGTGTATACTGAAAGGCAACAAGCCAGACTTCCACTCAGCCATGCCTGCAGAGTTGGCCCAGCCCTTCTACAACAGCATCCTGGAGAACATGAGGAGTACCTACAAGCCAGAGCTCATCAAGGGTGGGTGGACTGATGACTAACCACTGATTTATAGTTCTACCCAGGCATTTATACTAGTGCGATGGTGTGTCTGAAATCTCTGCAGGTACATCTCCGAAATGCTGTTTAGTAAGGGTTCATGCAACTGTGTTGAATTTCTGTGAAATGCAGCAAAGTTTGATTGATCCAactaacacacagacaaaacagttGTCTTTTGCTAGACACAAGAAAACCAGGAAAGGTCAGAGAATTTCACAAtcttgttttccaggcctggaaaagtcatggagtTGGTAAAAATcactgaaagttttggaaaactcACAGAATTTTGTTGCTTGTAATGAAATAAATTGTTATAGTAATCTAGGGATAATctacaatgtaatgtaataaaatagcgaatttgtttttttttaagttagcTGACATAACTTGGCTCTAATATGCTTCAACTTGGGGCTGCACAATGTGACGTTTCAGTATTGACGTTGTGATGTGTAATAGTTGCCTCAAAGAAAGTGCAGTGTCAAGCAGTGCTTGATTCAAATGGAAAACTTGCACGGTTCCCATTTTCCATGACTTATACTAGCCAAACCTTCTGCCTTTAGACATTAGGTGTATATGTGACATAGTGTGGCGGTGTTTGTTATGGGAAGCAATACACtcctacgtgtgtgtgtgtgtagaaaagtATCGCAACTAGGCTGGCAAgtgcagcagacacagtgaaGTGCATGCTTTTCCAAAGTGAAAATtttattatgggtccttgaaaagtcagggtaaagttttaaaattttgtccatgaaaatgagTGGGAACCCTGTTGGCATGTTTTcccaacatacagtacaggccaaaagtttggacacaccttctcattcaatgcgttttctttattttcatgactatttacattgtagattctcactgaaggcatcaaaactatgaatgaacacatgtggagttatgtacttaacaaaaaaaggtgaaataactgaaaacatgttttatattctagtttcttcaaaatagccaccctttgctctgattactgctttgcacactcttggcattctctccatgagcttcaagaggtagtcacctgaaatggtttccacttcacaggtgtgccttatcagggttaattagtggaatttcttgctttatcaatggggttgggaccatcagttgtgttgtgcagaagtcaggttaatacacagccgacagccctattggacaactgttaaaattcatattatggcaagaaccaatcagctaactaaagaaaaacgagtggcaaTCATTACTTtcagaaatgaaggtcagtcaatccggaaaattgcaaaaactttaaatgtgtccccaagtggagtcgcaaaaaccatcaagcgctacaacgaaactggcacacatgaggaccgacccaggaaaggaagaccaagagtcacctctgcttctgaggataagttcatccgagtcaccagcctcagaaatcgcaagttaacagcagctcagatcagagaccagatgaatgccacacagagttctagcagcagacccatctctagaacaactgttaaaaggagactgcgcgaatcaggccttcatggtcaaatagctgctaggaaaccactgctaaggagaggcaacaagcagaagagatttgtttgggccaagaaacacaaggaatggacattagaccagtggaaatctgtgctttggtctgatgagtccaaatttgagatctttggttccaaccgccgtgtctttgtgagacgcagaaaaggtgaacggatggattccacatgcctggttcccactgtgaagcatggaggaggaggtgtgatggtgtgggggtgttttgctggtgacactgttgggggtttattcaaaattgaaggcacactgaaccagcatggctaccacagcatcctgcagcgacatgccatcccatccggtttgcgtttagttggacgatcatttatttttcaacaggacaatgaccccaaacacacctccaggctgtgtaagggctatttgaccaagaaggagagtgatggagtgctgcggcagatgacctggcctccacagtcaccggacctgaacccaatcgagatggtttggggtgagctggaccgcagagtgaaggcaaaggggccaacaagtgctaaacacctctgggaactccttcaagactgttggaaaaccatttcaggtgactacctcttgaagctcatggagagaatgccaagagtgtgcaaagcagtaatcagagcaaagggtggctattttgaagaaactagaatataaaacatgttttcagttatttcacctttttttgttaagtacataactccacatgtgttcattcatagttttgatgccttcagtgagaatctacaatgtaaatagtcatgaaaataaagaaaacgcattgaatgagaaggtgtgtccaaacttttggcctgtactgtatacaacatgctaacattattagcataagcctattgACATAtcacattgcataaattagcctagcggcttgCAGACTTACTCCTCTACTCAAATGACGCTGGGAACAACAGTAGCATTTAACGAAGGTCAAACATTTGTTGAGTTTCTGTGATGTTTCTTCAACTAACACACTTTAAACTCGcataaaacatggcttaatagcaacaacattaaacaaaagtacaaaatttaGCTCCATCATAAATCATAAGATTCACAGAGAAAACAGTTGTCTTGTAAGAGACACGTTTTCTccacatatacaacatgctaacattactaGCATAAGCATATGGTGTTTCCCATGCATAAATTGCCTTTcgcctgatgtcagctgggataggctccagcccccccgcgaccctcaagaggatgaagcggttagaagatgaatgaatgaatgaatgaatgaatgaatgaaattagcctagcagctaccagacttttcctctactcttTTGAAGTCAGGATGAATCACCCACAAGACTTTTTGTGAGAGAGCTTTATTGTCTTTTCAGTGTATTGTGTATTTTCTGTTAGGGCTGTGCATATTGACCAGTAATCATACCTGGGTAATTTTTTGGCTAAATGGCGATGTACGATATATCGCAGTATTTTCTAGTAAGAAATGTTCAGTCGTAAGTCGAAGACACATGTGAGATGTCACAAAAACatactgtgatcaaaataaaaggcTAAGACAGGGCCTCCTTTGCTGTTTGAAATACATATCTGCACAATATATCACCAAGTACACgaaaaattatattaaataaattatattaattaaataaatagcttttttaaataaaataacacataaaaacaggCATGTCTCTGAGAGTGCTCCTTTTTCAACAATAACACACTGATACGAGTGGAGTACAGAATACTCTTAGTGCAATTACAGGTTCCTCTCTTGCTTTATAAgatatctgtgaaataaattttgtttccactgagggaaatagttttcagcttacaaaacaaaacaggaggtctgcatagCCAGGCTGTATAGTTACCATTCTACAGAGGTGTATGTCAGGCTACAGCTTCGAttcgatgcagaagtataaatctgGCTTCAGCCATTGTTACTGTTTCCCTCTATTGTCCAGTGGTGTTAGAGGAGGGGGGCTAATAATGCACTTAATTCAtacttttttaataattaaaagtTATTGAATCAttatttcaaaacatttaaCGTCAGTCTGAGAGTTGGGAAATAGTGAGAATTTAAAGGGTCATTGTGAAAAGTGTGGAGGTCAGAACAAGAGGCCACTTTCATGAGTCCCAGGAGACTGGAGGACAACGTGCCTGGGATGTTTACAGCTACTTGTTTCCGAGCTCATTAAAACCAGAAGTGTTGAGGGTCACCAATATCAGCACTCTCTTATAAGTTTGGATCTGTGCCCTGTCCCCCTGCTATTTAATTGCCTGTATTCCCATTTCATTATAAGGTTATAGCTTTGTTGGGGGTGGGAGGTTTGGATTATCGGCGCTGTGACGCCCTGGTGGTGACGGTGGCAGTGAATTGGGTCAGCCCACTGGGGAGCAGGTGCGGAGAACACCTTGTCCCAGCAAGGGAGGCATAAGGCTTCCTAATTAGTCCCCCCCTCCAGAGAGGAAATATGATGATGCAGCGCTTTTCCACCGCGGCCCACGGCTTCTTTGTGCAGATGGAGTCATTAATCTCGCGGACCCAGTGGAAGAAAGGAGAACATTTAAGCTGAAACTTCCTGTCCTCCTACAGCCCCTTCGTCTTTTGTCCCCAATGTCTCAAGGCTTTATCCTACATCCTAATGAAACATCgactgccaatgccaaacaaaCTCCTCTTGTGTTTACTGCCTATTAATATCAGGAAGGGGTGTCATCTGGGATATACTGGGCTAAACTGTGTGCTGACTGTGGCAATAATGCGAAGAGATGAAACTTGGGTTTATCTTGTgtctttgatttttaatttccaGCATGTAAAAtgtctttctgttttgtcttgtgtttctagaCGGGGAGTTTGGAGCCTACATGCAGGTCCACATTCAAAACGACGGACCTGTTACCATTGAACTGGTGTCTCCTACTGGCCCCACAGACCCCAGACAGGTACGTTACTAAGGGCAAAGTAGTCTGACAAAAACATCTTAACTTAATAGGCCCAGAAAAAAGCTAGTAAAGTGCCATTGAATTAAGATTGTTTTGTCTACGGTACCCAACTTGAATCCATGCATGAACTGTCAGTCCACTCCTCAGTGAGTCATTTTATTTCTCAGTATGAACCACTAGGTGGTGATATTTACTCTTCTGTTGTGTGTTGTAGCTCCTGCTTCTCATGTTACTGCGCATGTGGAGCAGTTCTGTTTAATGGGACTCATGATTTGAGTTAGAAACATCAACTTCCCAAAgacaaaatgtttgaaattgtGGTTTATTTTCCATCATTGACCTCATCTGGTTTACTGTCTCTAGGTGTACAGCAGATCTGAGCCCAACCACTTTTTGAGATCaatatcatttttaatatttagtagttTACAAAAAATCTGCATACATATAAAATTTAGAGTAAAAATTTCTTAAATTACTTACTTGTAGTGTTATTTATAAATGTAGATTGTTTCaatgtgagctgctgagtgagatatcagccgtagagacgTCCACCTTCTTTCCTATGTGACAGAACAGCAGTGTGACCATACCCACCTCAAAAAATTAACCGATAAAAAAGATTGATAGTTTTATTCAGTCGttccaaaatgttttgtgtcatGCCCCCCATTGGAAGCAAAAATGTTTCATGAACTAGTTACAACAATAGTTTCATATAGTGCTGGGCAATATAccaatattatattaatattgtgatatgagggTAGATATTGGATTGTCATAtcgtcttttcctggttttaaaggctgcactacagtaaagtgatgtaattttctgaacttatcaGTGTATTGTAGCTGTTCCATTATTTGCCGTTACCCAGTTACTCATTAAAGCCACATTACTGATGGTTATATATCAAAAATTTCACTGTGTAAATAATTTGTGAAAGAACCACAGTATAGTCGCAATATggatattgaggtatttggtcaaaaatattgtgatttttgattttttttccgtAACACCCAGCCCTAGTTTTATTAGTTAATGCTGTGCTAAGTGTGTTAGACAAATCAAAATATCTGCTAATCTGATTTACTCCATATGTTTTTTCCTGTAATGTCTCTGCACCCTCagtttgggaaacactggatTAATTTATAATGAAGTGTGCTTTTTGCAGTTGTAAATTGAGGGGTAATTTTGCAAGTATGTTCTGTGTGAGTGTATTGTTGATTCTATATCTAATCCACttctttaatatttatttattttatttatcttcaCCATTCTTTGTACTGCTGGAACAACTAACAAATTTCCCCCCTTAATCCTCTTTTTATCTTAACACATCCTATCTCTTTGATAAAGCACCATgcgtttattttatttgttttttatttaaccttaatTTAACCAGGAAGTTCCTTGAGATTGAAATCTCTCTCagagggagacctggccaattTAGCATGCCATTTTAAGGTTACAAAAATTATAACATACAGCAATTAAACAGGCAGGGACAACAGATATAATACAGAATCCATTTTAGGAATAGCAGTTGCACTCTTTGGttaaacaggttttttttttttttttttggtccaagCTTGGAAGTCTCCCAGAGAGACAAAATCCTGAAGCTGTCTTCTGAAGGTTATTCCACATCCAGGGTGCAAAATAAGAGAAAACTGTTCTACCAAGTTCTGAGCAAATTTATAAACCTCTCTATTATTCCCGCCATTTGAAAGAAGTTTATATATCTGTCCTCCTGAATCAATTCTAGTCACTTCCGTGGAACTTGGCCAGCGTTCTTATGCTTTGGCTCCGGGCCGGCTTTGGCTGCTCTCCCCTTGGTGGGCTTGGCTCAGTAGCCCAAAGGGAGGGATATTAAGCAGTCCTCAGAATTTTAATCTTGTCTGTTTGGGATGTTTTGCTGTGGGGGCCGAGGAGCCAAAGCCAAGGCTGAACATGAGGGATAAAAGGCCAGCCAATAGGCTAAGCTTGGCACGGGGGGGAAATGAAGCAATAGCCAACAGACACTGTTCCTTTCTTTCCATGAATCAGGGATTTAGTCCATTGCAGGGTCAAGCGGCCAGCAAACAATGGTGTTATCCAGAGCAATGAAAATCATCCTGTTTGGATGTTCTCTTTGGGACGCCGGACAACTGGGGTCAGTAGCAGAGGGGTCCTTCTCTGGAGGTGATCTGTTTGTTGAGCTAACTgttctgaaacagaaattaTGTAACATCTGATCATGTTAGGTCAGGTTAATATCCAGATGGAATTCAGAGTTTTGGGTTTGAATTTAGCTTTTAAGGGGGAgctctggtatttttcaacctgaaccctattttctcatgtttgtgtgtgtgacttgtTGTGAGCAAGAGTGCTGCAGCCCACCAGCAGAGAAACAGGCCACCATGTCACCACTCAGGGCAGGTGCGCCccgtcaatttacgtccactaaaggtgtttgtttttgccactaacaggctcagattttcaagcaagatataaatcTGAGTGAGAAGCAAGATATATTAATAGATAGACAGGCTGAGTGGCAGAATTGATCAAGTTTAGATATTTCGCAGTTAGtatatacagatacagatattgCACATGATTGATAATTGATTGTCCATGGTTTCGTATGTGTGAGCAGTGTAGGTTTTATAATTAAATTGTAAATTATATAATTATGATTGTATAAATAGGgtccaagttgaaaaataccggagttcccctttaacatcGGAGTTTGAAATGTTAATTGCTTTATTGTAAAAGAAGGAGCACACATGTTTGTTCACAGTGTTTTACATCAACAAAGTCAGAAGGCCTGGTTTGATACTACAGCATGTTAATGGGTTCAAACGGGaataacactgattttttttgtcgTC
This region includes:
- the dtd1 gene encoding D-aminoacyl-tRNA deacylase 1; amino-acid sequence: MKAIIQRVTKATVTVGEEQISSIGRGLCVLLGISVEDTQKDAEYMVRKILNLRLFEDENGRAWSKSVMERDFEVLCVSQFTLQCILKGNKPDFHSAMPAELAQPFYNSILENMRSTYKPELIKDGEFGAYMQVHIQNDGPVTIELVSPTGPTDPRQLSKQEKQQQRKEKTRSKGPSESSREKGALRSRQDPNASSGADGDVSSEREP